In Anabas testudineus chromosome 12, fAnaTes1.2, whole genome shotgun sequence, one genomic interval encodes:
- the ak1 gene encoding adenylate kinase isoenzyme 1 isoform X2 produces the protein MSDKIKDAKIIFVVGGPGSGKGTQCEKVVAKYGYTHLSSGDLLRAEVSSGSERGKQLQAIMQKGELVPLDTVLDMIKDAMIAKADVSKGFLIDGYPREVKQGEEFEKKIGKPCLLLYIDAKAETMVKRLLKRGETSGRSDDNEETIKKRLDLYYKATEPVIAFYESRGIVRKIDSEPPADEVFSNVSKAIDALK, from the exons ATGTCAG ATAAAATTAAGGACGCTAAGATCATCTTTGTTGTGG gtGGGCCTGGCTCCGGAAAGGGCACCCAGTGTGAGAAGGTAGTTGCAAAGTATGGCTACACCCACCTATCATCTGGGGATCTGCTCCGTGCTGAAGTGTCGTCTGGCTCTGAGAGAGGCAAGCAGCTCCAGGCCATCATGCAGAAAGGAGAGCTTGTGCCCCTG GACACAGTCTTAGACATGATTAAGGATGCCATGATCGCCAAGGCTGATGTCTCCAAGGGCTTCCTTATTGATGGCTACCCCCGCGAGGTGAAACAGGGTGAGGAGTTTGAGAAGAAG ATAGGCAAACCCTGCCTGCTGCTGTACATTGATGCAAAAGCAGAGACTATGGTCAAGAGGCTTTTGAAGCGCGGTGAGACCAGCGGCCGGTCTGATGACAACGAGGAGACCATCAAGAAGCGCCTCGACTTGTATTACAAAGCAACTGAGCCAGTCATTGCCTTTTATGAGAGCCGCGGTATTGTGAGGAAG ATTGACTCTGAGCCACCAGCGGACGAAGTCTTCAGCAACGTCTCCAAGGCTATTGATGCGCTGAAGTAA
- the ak1 gene encoding adenylate kinase isoenzyme 1 isoform X1: MGNKSSAYSTFHHQNDKIKDAKIIFVVGGPGSGKGTQCEKVVAKYGYTHLSSGDLLRAEVSSGSERGKQLQAIMQKGELVPLDTVLDMIKDAMIAKADVSKGFLIDGYPREVKQGEEFEKKIGKPCLLLYIDAKAETMVKRLLKRGETSGRSDDNEETIKKRLDLYYKATEPVIAFYESRGIVRKIDSEPPADEVFSNVSKAIDALK; encoded by the exons ATGGGAAATAAGTCTTCTGCTTATTCTACGTTTCACCATCAAAATG ATAAAATTAAGGACGCTAAGATCATCTTTGTTGTGG gtGGGCCTGGCTCCGGAAAGGGCACCCAGTGTGAGAAGGTAGTTGCAAAGTATGGCTACACCCACCTATCATCTGGGGATCTGCTCCGTGCTGAAGTGTCGTCTGGCTCTGAGAGAGGCAAGCAGCTCCAGGCCATCATGCAGAAAGGAGAGCTTGTGCCCCTG GACACAGTCTTAGACATGATTAAGGATGCCATGATCGCCAAGGCTGATGTCTCCAAGGGCTTCCTTATTGATGGCTACCCCCGCGAGGTGAAACAGGGTGAGGAGTTTGAGAAGAAG ATAGGCAAACCCTGCCTGCTGCTGTACATTGATGCAAAAGCAGAGACTATGGTCAAGAGGCTTTTGAAGCGCGGTGAGACCAGCGGCCGGTCTGATGACAACGAGGAGACCATCAAGAAGCGCCTCGACTTGTATTACAAAGCAACTGAGCCAGTCATTGCCTTTTATGAGAGCCGCGGTATTGTGAGGAAG ATTGACTCTGAGCCACCAGCGGACGAAGTCTTCAGCAACGTCTCCAAGGCTATTGATGCGCTGAAGTAA
- the gpsm1b gene encoding G-protein-signaling modulator 1b — MAQSAANGVEQDLASKRLHSRMEASCLELALEGERLCKAGDFKGGTAFFEAAVQVGTEDLKTLSAIYSQLGNAYFYLKEYGKALEYHKHDLTLARTIGDRIGEGKASGNLGNTLKVLGRFDEAVVCCQRHLDISQEQGDKVGEARALYNIGNVFHAKGKQQLWGCTQEPGDLPLDVRDTLQRATGFYEMNLCLVKELGDRAAQGRAYGNLGNTHYLLGNFVEAIKFHRQRLSIAKEFGDKAAERRAYSNLGNALIFLGQFNTATEYYRKTLQLSRQLRDQVMEAQACYSLGNTYTLLQQYERAIDYHLKHLHIAQELNDRVGEGRACWSLGNAYVSLGNHKQALHYARKHLDISKEIGDRNGELTARMNVEQLMEALGVNESDLSPSSSEFEMQGARPKFTKRNSMDSVELWKYSSDKNGENQDLESIPRRSKSQLSQPGKRKGYPDSQSSDERQWLDSPVDTDDITVQVPPPVPKLGRDPSDEDCFFDLLSKFQSSRMDDQRCHLDEPQNGDNGEGASNSLTEMIDPAITTSPQTEELFDLIASSQSRRLDDQRVNVGNLPGLRITHNNLGHLVGEGDHQEPSDDFFNMLIKCQSSRIDDQRCSPPEAGPHAPTVPDEDFFSLIQRVQAKRMDEQRVQLPTDEQDSPQSPEPPGGFTS; from the exons ATGGCTCAGTCGGCTGCTAACGGTGTGGAGCAGGATCTGGCCAGCAAGAGGCTGCACTCAAG GATGGAGGCCTCTTGCTTGGAGTTGGCGTTGGAAGGAGAGCGGCTGTGCAAGGCCGGAGACTTTAAAGGGGGAACAGCATTTTTTGAGGCAGCTGTGCAGGTCGGTACAGAAGACCTGAAGACCCTCAGTGCCATCTACAGCCAGCTGGGCAATGCCTACTTCTACCTCAAGGAGTATGGAAAAGCCCTGGAATACCACAAACATGACCTTACCTTGGCCAG AACAATAGGAGACAGAATTGGAGAAGGCAAAGCCAGTGGTAACCTTGGTAACACATTAAAAGTGTTAGGACGTTTCGACGAGGCTGTTGTTTGCTGTCAAAGACATCTGGATATTTCTCAAGAACAGGGCGACAAG GTCGGAGAGGCCAGAGCCCTGTATAACATAGGGAATGTGTTTcatgcaaaaggaaaacagcagtTATGGGGCTGCACCCAGGAACCTGGAGACCTGCCTCTTGATGTCAGAGACACACTGCAAAGGGCTACTGGCTTTTATGA gatgAACTTGTGTTTGGTCAAAGAACTTGGTGACCGAGCTGCTCAAGGGAGGGCTTATGGAAACCTAGGCAACACCCACTACCTGCTGGGAAACTTTGTTGAAGCTATCAAATTCCACCGTCAG CGATTGTCTATTGCTAAGGAATTCGGGGATAAAGCGGCTGAACGGCGAGCCTACAGCAATCTCGGCAATGCCCTGATCTTCCTGGGCCAGTTCAACACCGCCACAGAGTATTACAG GAAGACTTTGCAACTGTCGAGGCAGCTGAGAGACCAAGTGATGGAGGCTCAAGCCTGTTACAGCCTGGGAAACACCTACACGCTTTTGCAGCAATATGAGAGGGCCATAGACTACCACCTGAAGCACCTGCACATAGCCCAGGAGCTTAATGACAG GGTGGGTGAAGGTCGTGCCTGCTGGAGTCTGGGGAATGCATATGTGTCGTTAGGGAACCACAAACAAGCTCTCCACTATGCCCGCAAGCACCTGGACATCTCTAAAGAA ATTGGAGACAGAAATGGGGAACTGACGGCTAGAATGAATGTGGAGCAGCTGATGGAGGCTCTGGGAGTCAACGAGAGTGACCTTTCGCCCTCCAGTTCAGAGTTTGAGATGCAAG gAGCAAGACCCAAATTCACCAAGAGAAACAGCATGGACAGTGTAGAACTGTGGAAGTACTCTTCAGATAAG AATGGTGAGAACCAAGACTTGGAAAGTATACCCAGGAGATCTAAGAGTCAGCTGTCACAACCTGGTAAGAGAAAGGGCTATCCTGACAGTCAGTCATCAGACGAAAGGCAGTGGTTGGACTCTCCTGTAGacactgatgacatcactgtgcAAGTCCCCCCTCCAGTGCCC aagcTGGGTCGTGATCCCTCTGATGAAGACTGCTTCTTTGACCTCCTCAGCAAGTTCCAGAGCAGCCGCATGGATGACCAGCGCTGCCATCTTGATGAGCCACAGAACGGAGACAACGGAGAAGGTGCTTCAAACTCCCTGACCGAGATGATAG ATCCTGCAATTACCACTTCACCTCAGACTGAGGAGCTGTTTGATTTGATTGCTAGCTCTCAGAGCCGCCGTCTTGATGACCAACGGGTCAATGTTGGTAACCTTCCAGGCCTGAGGATCACTCATAACAATCTTGGACACCTGGTGGGTGAAGGAGATCATCAAGAACCCAGCGATGACTTCTTCAACATGCTTATCAAGTGCCAG TCCTCCAGGATCGATGATCAGCGGTGCTCCCCACCAGAAGCAGGCCCCCACGCTCCCACAGTGCCTGATGAAGACTTCTTTAGTCTAATCCAGAGGGTGCAGGCTAAGCGTATGGACGAGCAGCGCGTCCAGCTGCCCACAGATGAGCAGGACAGCCCTCAGTCCCCTGAGCCGCCTGGTGGATTTACCAGCTAG